The Veillonellales bacterium genome includes a window with the following:
- the rplJ gene encoding 50S ribosomal protein L10 encodes MPVTAEKKQIVEELKEKLSNTKGAVITNYRGLNVAQDTKLRRKLREAGVEYRVVKNTMTRIAAQETGLAGLAPVLEGPTAIAMSYTDPVAPAKLISDFIKENKLQALEIKAGLVEGQVIDAKGVKELAGLPPKEVLIAKMLGSMQSPVVGLVNVLQGSIRNLVYALDAVRQQKESA; translated from the coding sequence ATGCCTGTAACAGCAGAAAAGAAACAAATTGTGGAAGAACTAAAAGAAAAGCTTTCGAACACGAAAGGCGCGGTCATAACGAACTACCGCGGCCTTAATGTAGCCCAGGATACAAAATTGCGCCGCAAACTCCGCGAGGCCGGTGTGGAATATCGCGTTGTAAAAAATACGATGACCCGCATTGCCGCCCAGGAAACCGGGTTGGCAGGGTTAGCCCCCGTACTTGAAGGACCTACGGCTATTGCGATGTCCTATACCGATCCTGTTGCGCCGGCAAAACTGATTTCCGATTTCATTAAGGAAAACAAACTGCAGGCGCTGGAAATAAAAGCAGGACTGGTAGAAGGCCAGGTGATCGATGCGAAAGGCGTTAAAGAGCTGGCCGGGCTGCCGCCCAAGGAAGTGCTTATTGCCAAAATGCTTGGCAGTATGCAGTCACCAGTGGTTGGTTTGGTCAATGTTCTGCAAGGTTCGATTCGCAACTTGGTTTATGCCCTTGACGCAGTACGCCAGCAAAAAGAATCTGCGTAA
- the rplA gene encoding 50S ribosomal protein L1, whose product MAIHGKKYMEAAKLIDDAKLYEPEEAIEIIKKSATAKFDETVEAAIKLGVDPKYADQQVRGAVVLPHGTGKSKRVLVFAKGEKAKEAETAGADFVGAEDMVAKIQGGWADFDVAVATPDMMGTVGRLGKILGPKGLMPNPKVGTVTLDLTRAINEIKAGKIEYRTDKAGNIHAPIGKASFEADKLLKNFRTLIDTLIKVKPAGAKGQYMRSITLSTTMGPGVKVNPLKAPGKKE is encoded by the coding sequence ATGGCAATTCATGGGAAAAAGTATATGGAAGCTGCTAAGCTGATTGATGATGCGAAACTGTATGAACCAGAAGAGGCAATTGAAATTATAAAAAAATCAGCTACCGCTAAATTTGATGAGACAGTGGAAGCAGCCATTAAATTGGGCGTAGATCCCAAATATGCCGATCAACAGGTTCGCGGTGCAGTAGTGTTGCCTCATGGTACCGGTAAATCGAAGCGGGTTCTGGTATTTGCCAAAGGTGAAAAAGCGAAAGAAGCTGAAACCGCCGGGGCTGATTTTGTTGGTGCCGAGGATATGGTGGCCAAAATACAGGGCGGCTGGGCTGATTTTGACGTTGCCGTTGCTACACCGGATATGATGGGTACAGTTGGCCGTCTGGGTAAAATTTTGGGACCGAAGGGTTTAATGCCAAATCCTAAAGTAGGAACCGTTACGCTTGATTTAACCCGTGCGATTAATGAAATTAAAGCCGGTAAAATTGAGTACCGTACTGACAAAGCCGGCAATATCCATGCGCCGATTGGCAAGGCATCTTTTGAAGCCGATAAGCTCCTTAAAAATTTCCGTACGTTAATTGATACATTGATTAAAGTAAAACCGGCTGGGGCAAAGGGCCAATATATGCGCAGCATTACCCTGAGTACCACCATGGGGCCCGGCGTAAAAGTAAATCCGCTGAAGGCACCCGGCAAGAAGGAATAG
- the rplL gene encoding 50S ribosomal protein L7/L12, which translates to MTKEEIMQAIENMTVLELSELVKALEEKFGVSAAAPVAVAAAPAAGGAAPAAEEQTEFDVVLTAAGGSKINVIKVVREITGLGLKDAKELVDSAPKAIKEKVAKADAEAIKTKLTDAGASVEVK; encoded by the coding sequence ATGACAAAAGAAGAAATTATGCAAGCGATTGAGAACATGACTGTTCTCGAATTATCTGAACTGGTAAAAGCTCTGGAAGAAAAATTCGGCGTGTCCGCGGCGGCTCCCGTTGCGGTAGCGGCTGCTCCGGCTGCCGGCGGTGCTGCTCCGGCTGCTGAAGAACAAACCGAATTTGATGTAGTTCTTACTGCTGCCGGCGGTTCTAAGATCAATGTTATTAAAGTTGTTCGTGAAATCACCGGGCTGGGTCTGAAGGATGCTAAGGAATTAGTTGACAGCGCTCCCAAAGCGATCAAAGAAAAAGTAGCAAAAGCAGATGCCGAAGCGATTAAAACCAAATTGACTGATGCCGGCGCCAGTGTGGAAGTTAAGTAA